The Notolabrus celidotus isolate fNotCel1 chromosome 6, fNotCel1.pri, whole genome shotgun sequence nucleotide sequence GTGATGGGGATACTCAGATGTCACATTTACACGTCAAACTTTGTTGCCTTAATCCCACATCACTCTGatgtatatatttttgaaaCAGCCTGATATAATGATGAAGCTCTTCAATGTTTTTCCGTGTAGCAGCCGAGTTCATCTCAGTTTAAACTGCACATCGTAAAACACTCCGCTTAGTTCtgttctgagtttttttttttcctgagtcACTGTTTGATCCAGTTCTACTCCACAGCCTGTAACTTTGATTTGAGCAGTgagaaatgtttaatatttgtcagGGAAAAAATAGAGCATCATTGCTATATTTAGCacagagtgtttttatttgatctgtgAAGGCAGCATTGGGTTTGGTGTGTTTGACACTTTTTGCAGGTATTGTCAAACGCCTTCACATGCTGGAaaagaaacttttaaaaatgagcTGGAATCTTTGAGTTTTTAAGTAATTATAAAGGGGAATTCTTACATACTGGTGGCCATAACATGACTTTATGGTTTAATTGTATTTGTCTGTGTTAGTTAAAATATTTCTTGATGatgtgtctttttatttctctatttaTTAAAATGTGTATGGCTTAATAAACTGTCCTAAGTGCTtcttacaaaatgttaaacagctGAATGTGGTTTGATAACTGTTAATTACATTAAGTCTATAaacgaaaaaaagaaaaccaatgAACAATTTGGAAGTTAATTTTTTAGGCTACTCATCCTGCTTAATATCCCTCCACTTTCCAATTGCCATTATAATAATAGGCCTTGGTTTATAATCCCCCTAAATCTTGTTACAGAATAATAGCTCATATAGCTTTTGGGGCTTTCTCTATCAGGCAGGTGCACCATCAGAGATCTTGGAAAAAGAACAAAGCCGAGTGGTTTAACGGGGATCAGAAATGATAAGATCGATGACGCCACGTCCTGAGCTGAGCAGAGTGTCTGTGGGTTCAGTATCAGGCCTCACAGTTTGCTACTCCGGACCTAGACTTCatatcagcaccatggacagaaaCAGCACGCCGTGGGGCTCCGGCCCTCACCCTCCAACCATCCACTTCGCCGCGGTGTTGGGGACAGTGGCGCCCACCATCTTCCCCCGCGTGGGCTACAGCGTCCTGTCCTTCCTCATGTTCATCAACACGGTGCTAACAGTCCTCAATAACGGCCTGGTCATAGCTGTGATGATGAGGTAcccgtctctcctgcagcccaTGAACGTGTTCATCCTCAGTCTCGCGGTGTCTGACCTCATGATTGGCCTTTGTGGATCCCTGGTGGTCACCATCACCAACTATCAAGGCTCCTTCTTCATTGGACACGCGGCATGCGTCTTTCAGGGATTTGCGGTCAATTATTTTGGTAAGTTTAATTAAGAATGACTCATTTGACAAGACAAGAGCAGCaaataatacaaagaaaaattGAACATtaacaaatcagaaaaacaatAAGTGAAAAAGTGCCAGGAGCTTGCAAGGTTTAAAAATAATTGTTCAGGAACAAAcctccaaagatgctctttaaGTTTAGGAAAAGTGCTTATTAAAATCCCTCGTGGACCAGCTTGTTATGCAAATGTTCAGGGCATttgattgttattttttaattaaaaactcTGGTGCAGTCAGattgttaaaatgttgtgttacttttttgaaaaaggagTAATTCcaattgaaaacaaataaactgtATAAGTAACTCTTAATTAATTAACACTTTCTGAGAACCACAAGTCTCCTCTGTGGAGTTTTCACATATGCTAAAGAGATCTTCTCTTTAACCACTCAGCAAATTTTCTTAGAAAGGTCAtcaaatgcatcaaaataaGCTGCATGTTGAGTGGACCTTGAGCTTGAATATTCCCCTTCATAGGTCTGGTGTCACTGTGGACTCTCACCCTGCTGGCCTATGAGCGCTACAATGTGGTGTGTAAGCCGCGAGCTGGCCTGAAGATGAGCATGCGGAGAAGCATCATTGGGCTGCTGTTCATCTGGATCTTCTGCTTGTTCTGGGCCGTGGCTCCTTTGTTTGGCTGGAGCTCGTACGGCCCAGAGGGAGTCCAGACCTCCTGCTCTCTGGCCTGGGAGGAGCGGTCATGGAGCAACTACAGCTATCTCATCCTCTACACACTTCTGTGTTTCATCTTCCCTGTAGCAGTCATCATCTACTGCTACGGCAAAGTGCTCAAATCCATGAATAGGGTGGGTTCAGGATGGCTTccatacatttattattttcattaagaTGTAATATCCATACCTCCATCCTCATCTGTTTGAATATTATAATCCTTGACAAGTTATGAGCTTTTAATGGGTGTCATATTTTCTTATTTAGCTCAATAGGAGTGTGGAGCTCCAGGGTGGGCGATCCAGCCAGAAAGAGAATGAGCATGCCATCAGTATGGTCCTGGCTATGGTCATAGCATTCTTTGTCTGCTGGCTGCCCTATACAGCATTGTCTGTGGTGGTAGTCGTGGATCCAGAGCTCTATATCCCACCTATCGTTGCTACCATGCCCATGTACTTTGCCAAGACCAGCCCTGTCTACAACCCTATCATCTACTTTCTGTCAAACAAGCAGGTAAGCAGCTGATGTGACAACTTAACAGTGTGCAGGTCTGGACTGCATTCTTTGTAATATTATTAACagacccaacattaatccaccatgtgTGAGCACATGGCAGCTGTGGACAGGGACAACttctttaaacaggcagaaaccttgggtAGAACCAGACTGATTGGTGAACAGCCATCTACAACAAAGATCCAAAGAAACCTGCCCAACAAGAAGGCGCAAAAACTCTCAGTATGAAAGTTAGTTAGCAAATGGTACAGCAATACAAGACAAGAGGAGACAGTATCTAGTATCCAGTGTAACAAGTCCCTTGGCAGtcaaagcctatagcagca carries:
- the parietopsin gene encoding parietopsin; translated protein: MIRSMTPRPELSRVSVGSVSGLTVCYSGPRLHISTMDRNSTPWGSGPHPPTIHFAAVLGTVAPTIFPRVGYSVLSFLMFINTVLTVLNNGLVIAVMMRYPSLLQPMNVFILSLAVSDLMIGLCGSLVVTITNYQGSFFIGHAACVFQGFAVNYFGLVSLWTLTLLAYERYNVVCKPRAGLKMSMRRSIIGLLFIWIFCLFWAVAPLFGWSSYGPEGVQTSCSLAWEERSWSNYSYLILYTLLCFIFPVAVIIYCYGKVLKSMNRLNRSVELQGGRSSQKENEHAISMVLAMVIAFFVCWLPYTALSVVVVVDPELYIPPIVATMPMYFAKTSPVYNPIIYFLSNKQFRDAALEVLSCGHYIPHATTATISINMRPLNRRSRLTSLSRSVNTHSKVLPL